In Rhipicephalus microplus isolate Deutch F79 chromosome 7, USDA_Rmic, whole genome shotgun sequence, one genomic interval encodes:
- the LOC142766998 gene encoding uncharacterized protein LOC142766998 yields MQCASYRGEYLIPLSQFCRDRKFVRNHLPVDRYAGRATYSKKRRRTILYDNEFTLAEKLCLTKERHLELSYGVALYGLEYTDHSRLCPSLLSRAYGRTLLAKALVRFFESKPNIDEVFNNCTSIRPES; encoded by the exons ATGCAGTGCGCCTCATACAGGGGCGAATACCTTATTCCTTTGTCTCAG TTCTGCAGAGACAGGAAATTTGTGCGCAACCACCTTCCAGTTGACCGGTACGCCGGTAGAGCAACCTATTCCAAAAAGCGACGGAGGACCATTCTGTACGACAACGAGTTTACTTTAGCTGAGAAG CTTTGTCTCACCAAGGAAAGGCACCTGGAACTCAGTTACGGAGTGGCACTCTACGGTCTCGAGTACACCGACCACAGCCGCCTGTGCCCGAGCCTGCTAAGCAGAGCCTACGGCCGCACGCTACTTGCGAAGGCCTTGGTCCGCTTTTTCGAGAGCAAGCCTAACATCGACGAAGTGTTCAACAACTGCACTTCTATACGTCCCGAATCATAA
- the LOC142767804 gene encoding uncharacterized protein LOC142767804, whose product MTVVASVALVVVMIFAALVTVSHGEPPMTPFPVVCVFGTATNESQPLPADGVCDYTFYDGLYDTGPFDTLYSPHFSAPVEHVLSHASLHSITEYGLSFAYRNASQVARDLEMPAVLSTIENLWDRAIRHYGFLSIEQYNADRFREIVGVLAKLHTLLQTQRSRVPGKFYFAIGLFLENNDIRGALDTMRQVRMPDLIIARGHVVYDDRKFGEECKMVFPTPFDSLGRYRESQVR is encoded by the exons ATGACCGTGGTGGCGAGTGTTGCGCTGGTCGTGGTGATGATCTTTGCCGCCTTGGTCACCGtatctcacggtg AGCCTCCCATGACGCCATTTCCCGTGGTCTGCGTATTCGGCACGGCGACGAACGAGTCACAGCCGCTGCCTGCGGACGGCGTGTGCGACTACACCTTCTACGACGGCCTCTACGACACAGGCCCGTTTGACACGCTTTACAGCCCGCACTTTAGTGCACCAGTTGAGCACGTTCTCAGTCACGCATCACTTCACAGCATCACTGAGTACGGCCTCTCCTTCGCCTACAG AAACGCATCACAAGTGGCACGAGACCTCGAAATGCCAGCGGTGCTTTCCACGATTGAAAATCTCTGGGACCGAGCCATCCGTCATTACGGATTCCTTTCCATCGAGCAGTACAATGCTGACCGATTTCGTGAGATTGTTGGCGTTCTGGCA AAACTTCACACATTGTTGCAGACGCAACGTAGTCGGGTTCCAGGAAAATTTTACTTTGCCATTGGCCTCTTCCTAGAAAATAATGACATCAGAGGTGCACTTGACACCATGAG GCAAGTTCGCATGCCAGACTTGATTATCGCTCGTGGTCACGTGGTGTACGACGACAGGAAGTTCGGCGAGGAATGCAAGATGGTATTTCCGACGCCATTCGACTCACTCGGGAGATACAGAGAGAGCCAGGTACGATAA